The following are from one region of the Ostrinia nubilalis chromosome 28, ilOstNubi1.1, whole genome shotgun sequence genome:
- the LOC135085553 gene encoding RAD51-associated protein 1-like has translation MDKRNFKKTEQTDRKQEKRDIKKAEKPVKRVFDFDTNDGKVPQDKLDPKKGEKQAKKVVFSITNDSKIYPDRGDLKKAERLPIKAINAVANDVKVHPDRGDSDRKIIKVEKPKLTVIVKKEETKSRPTENLISKENVKKPDTDVNKIADDKRKIREKYTLKKSPLQVIPNVMKKEELLKVGNNIKPTVTEVKNDRPPKKPSDVPKEKSDESNESKQSVTTNNPKQEKKDTIQRKPIIRTIASKNDTKVYKAVTFVDQKKNKPTLLLKIPNETVRNSKNLTEGSVNLKKITLSKESIKEKPLKRKERRKKEKRSRRIASPVLSVKARSPPTEVAKWAPSSINRHTKPYYEAWVSTTLAAISKNSRRDKLFLEKQSILQSFQRALTERPETPELVYENFTDERYTGRIKVKQR, from the exons ATGGATAAGAGAAATTTTAAGAAAAcagaacagacagacagaaaacaGGAGAAAAGGGATATAAAAAAGGCAGAGAAACCAGTTAAAAGAGTATTTGATTTTGACACTAACGATGGTAAAGTTCCACAGGACAAATTGGACCCAAAGAAAGGCGAAAAACAAGCTAAGAAAGTAGTTTTTTCTATAACAAATGATAGTAAAATATACCCAGACAGGGGAGACTTGAAGAAAGCCGAAAGGCTACCTATAAAAGCAATAAATGCAGTTGCAAATGACGTGAAGGTTCATCCAGATAGAGGGGATTCTGAtcgcaaaataataaaagtagagAAACCTAAGCTTACCGTGATCGTGAAGAAAGAGGAAACCAAAAGTAGACCTACAGAAAACCTTATCTCAAAAGAGAATGTAAAGAAACCTGATACAGATGTGAATAAAATAGCTGATGATAAACGTAAAATTAGAGAGAAATATACTTTGAAGAAGAGCCCTCTACAAGTTATTCCTAATGTTATGAAGAAGGAAGAACTATTGAAAGTAGGAAATAATATCAAACCAACAGTTACAGAAGTTAAAAATG ATCGACCTCCCAAAAAGCCCAGTGACGTTCCCAAAGAAAAATCCGACGAGTCCAACGAATCTAAACAATCAGTAACTACAAATAATCCTAAACAAGAAAAGAAGGACACAATCCAACGAAAACCCATCATCAGAACGATCGCTTCGAAGAACGATACGAAAGTATACAAAGCAGTCACTTTTGTAGATCAGAAGAAGAATAAGCCAACGTTGTTACTAAAAATACCAAACGAAACGGTGAGGAACTCTAAAAATTTAACCGAGGGTAGTGTGAATTTGAAGAAGATTACACTGAGTAAAGAAAGCATAAAAGAAAAGCCTCTGAAGAGGAAAGAGAGACGGAAGAAGGAAAAAAGATCCCGGCGGATTGCCTCCCCAGTTCTTTCAGTCAAAGCTAGGTCACCACCCACAGAAGTAGCTAAATGGGCACCCTCAAGCATTAACAGGCACACAAAACCGTACTATGAAGCGTGGGTGAGCACCACGCTAGCAGCAATTTCGAAAAATTCTAGAAGAGACAAACTGTTTCTGGAAAAACAAAGCATTTTGCAAAGCTTCCAGCGAGCGCTGACGGAAAGACCAGAAACACCTGAGTTGGTGTACGAAAATTTCACTGATGAAAGGTATACTGGAAGGATAAAAGTCAAGCAGAGATAA
- the LOC135085528 gene encoding uncharacterized protein LOC135085528 yields the protein METKSSVVKSKSSNSAKTSRSEHHNKKSRSNAEFQPHALKKRGVYVEKKTIKAINELVTNQVQERPIKAPPRPRPGNKKFLASVLTILSKSTTGTQYPDANDPLCKKKVRRHNNVRRRTDNLTNDDLKEARPKRKTKFRSKALNDEVDKEIKQEQVVVLQSKKDIIQTPSIYSENDSFNWSNLPVLVKKGQQNKDAIEQNISEVASVLAREIMEGRKSRKDKRVRIDDPTTLVAENKKEPTQEATNEKDKGLYNFFVDLLETTISVYNVKAEYDKAPNPPSDASSTKIPLEIDESVAKKLNVRCPEKTETSQPSNQFYCLKDLEFDQGYSSPQREVPLKCPRKKKFHAESFSFLRKPTTKKLKTQSVVETKKTSSRKEKKKTLLNLFKEQLRMDDDVFEEPQNLYQALQVIAQNKRRCQKTIHFEDSHRKHKDFGFPECMFKRRKVISPSTKSTKNKSKPVPYTPSVTGKYSEVSSKRKKVDYNTDLEDSYHSLEVYGYDYENPASRKITNRDKQLLFTYHSTPSMSAHGLGSKDLLDFTESDSLFFNEYCRTP from the exons ATGGAAACAAAATCCAGTGTGGTGAAGTCTAAGTCTTCGAACAGCGCGAAAACCTCGCGCTCTGAGCATCATAATAAGAAAAGTCGAAGCAACGCAGAGTTCCAGCCACATGCGTTGAAGAAAAGAGGGGTATACGTGGAGAAGAAGACGATTAAGGCCATCAATGAGCTGG TGACAAACCAAGTCCAAGAGAGACCTATAAAAGCTCCACCTAGACCACGACCCGGCAACAAGAAGTTTCTAGCTTCAGTTCTGACCATTCTATCCAAATCCACCACTGGTACCCAATACCCTGATGCTAACGATCCTCTATGCAAGAAGAAGGTAAGAAGACACAATAATGTTAGACGAAGAACTGATAATTTGACAAATGACGACTTAAAAGAAGCTAGACCTAAAAGAAAAACTAAATTTAGATCTAAAGCACTGAACGATGAAGTAGACAAAGAAATAAAACAAGAACAAGTGGTCGTTTTACAATCGAAGAAGGACATAATTCAGACGCCTTCGATATACTCTGAAAACGACTCATTCAACTGGTCCAATTTGCCTGTACTAGTCAAGAAAGGTCAGCAGAATAAAGATGCTATAGAACAAAACATTAGTGAAGTAGCATCAGTTTTAGCAAGAGAAATAATGGAAGGACGGAAAAGCAGAAAGGATAAGAGGGTCAGGATTGATGACCCAACGACTCTAGTGGCTGAGAATAAAAAAGAGCCGACACAAGAAGCTACCAATGAGAAAGACAAAGGACTTTATAATTTCTTTGTAGATCTTCTAGAAACAACAATCAGTGTTTATAATGTAAAGGCAGAGTATGATAAAGCGCCGAACCCTCCCAGCGATGCGAGCTCCACTAAAATTCCACTAGAAATTGACGAGTCAGTGGCCAAAAAACTCAACGTTAGGTGCCCTGAGAAAACTGAGACATCACAGCCTTCGAATCAGTTCTACTGCCTGAAAGACCTAGAATTTGATCAAGGTTACTCATCGCCCCAACGCGAGGTGCCATTGAAATGTCCAAGAAAGAAGAAATTCCACGCCGAATCGTTCTCCTTCTTGAGAAAGCCGACGACGAAGAAATTGAAAACGCAAAGTGTAGTAGAAACGAAGAAGACGTCCTCCAGAAAGGAAAAGAAAAAAACACTgctcaatttattcaaagaGCAGCTAAGAATGGACGATGACGTATTTGAGGAACCACAAAACTTGTACCAAGCTTTGCAGgttatagcacagaataaaCGTAGATGCCAGAAGACTATACACTTCGAAGATTCTCACAGAAAACATAAAGATTTCGGCTTTCCCGAATGCATGTTTAAAAGAAGAAAAGTTATATCTCCGAGTACGAAATCTACTAAGAATAAAAGCAAACCTGTGCCTTATACGCCTTCAGTTACGGGGAAATACTCCGAAGTTAGTTCAAAAAGGAAGAAGGTAGATTATAATACTGATTTGGAAGATTCTTACCACTCTTTAGAAGTGTATGGGTATGATTACGAGAATCCTGCATCGAGGAAAATCACGAACCGAGATAAGCAATTACTGTTTACATACCATTCTACTCCCTCAATGAGTGCACATGGTTTAGGGTCAAAAGATCTGTTAGATTTCACCGAAAGCGACagtttatttttcaacgaataTTGCAGGACTCcgtga